The following proteins are co-located in the Agromyces laixinhei genome:
- a CDS encoding MMPL family transporter: protein MALLLHRIGRFAFRRAWYVIVAWVLALGALLGVGLGLGGQLQDSFAIPGTESQTAIDQLAAVFPETAGASAKAVVEAPDGEAVEAGSARGAIEAMEAEIEQLDGVASVLGPFDEYAGDQISGDRRTAYIQIQFDGQVTDVTADTLDAVTATGDVGRDAGLTVAFGGDVFQETSFGLTVTEVFGVLFAAVVLIITFGSLLAAGMPLLTALVGVGAAFGGISIVAAFTTVSSTAPMLAVMIGLAVGIDYALFILSRHRNQLARGLDPEESAAEAVATAGGAVVFAGLTVIIALLGLLVVGIPFLSVMGVGAALAVLIAVAGAVTLLPALLGVFGRRLVPKPGSRAHRRANADDDSGKRTMGRRWVDLVLKAPVVFVVVVVGVLGTAAVPALSLDLNLPNGSGTEGSSQRGAYEMIENGFGPGYNGPLIVTVDITQTTDILDDLDAIGARIDQLDDVAFVGQGLPNPTADTAIIQVIPESAPDAPATKVLVENIRELEPSIAADYGTPIAVTGYTAVAIDISNRLADALIPFALIVVGLSIVLLAMVFRSVFVPIKAALGFLLSAFGAIGVTVAIFQWGWFAELLHVEPGPILSFLPILLMAVLFGLAMDYQVFLVSGMREEFVKTGDARRSVVHGFQHAARVVTAAALIMFFVFFAFVPEGAGVIKGIAFALAVGVAFDAFLVRMTLVPAAMALAGNAAWWLPKWLARVLPNVDIEGEGLRTHLEQEEWAASRPAAVNAEAAVFGLPERPIGPLTVEVPVGGVLVVQGDAVDRRVVSATLAGRLAPVGGRLAVLGSPLPSGAGAIMRGVAIAEVAAAAAPGGTVGELIAARLDATRPWYRIAPARSLVRSWTERAAAATGNGPDGPRFTAETPLSALGVEARTLVAVAAALAERPKAIVVDLDDDPGAATGELWHALAALVPAQVTVIVGLGTSALPPGASPELAARGIRTLEPVSRIQEALR, encoded by the coding sequence ATGGCACTCCTCCTCCACCGCATCGGTCGCTTCGCGTTCCGCCGTGCCTGGTACGTCATCGTCGCCTGGGTGCTCGCCCTCGGCGCGCTCCTCGGTGTCGGTCTCGGCCTCGGCGGTCAGCTGCAGGATTCCTTCGCCATCCCCGGCACCGAGTCGCAGACGGCGATCGACCAGCTCGCAGCGGTCTTCCCCGAGACGGCGGGGGCCTCAGCCAAGGCCGTCGTCGAAGCGCCCGACGGCGAGGCCGTCGAGGCGGGCTCGGCGCGAGGGGCGATCGAGGCGATGGAGGCCGAGATCGAGCAACTCGACGGCGTTGCGAGCGTGCTCGGCCCCTTCGACGAGTACGCGGGCGACCAGATCTCGGGCGACCGACGCACCGCCTACATCCAGATCCAGTTCGACGGCCAGGTGACGGATGTCACGGCGGACACGCTCGACGCCGTGACCGCGACCGGCGACGTCGGCCGTGACGCGGGCCTCACCGTCGCCTTCGGAGGCGACGTCTTCCAGGAGACGAGCTTCGGCCTCACCGTCACCGAGGTGTTCGGCGTGCTCTTCGCCGCCGTGGTGCTCATCATCACCTTCGGCTCGCTCCTCGCGGCCGGCATGCCGCTGCTGACCGCCCTCGTCGGCGTCGGCGCGGCCTTCGGCGGCATCTCGATCGTCGCGGCGTTCACCACGGTGTCATCGACCGCGCCCATGCTCGCCGTCATGATCGGCCTCGCCGTCGGCATCGACTACGCGCTCTTCATCCTCTCCAGGCATCGCAACCAGCTCGCTCGCGGCCTGGACCCCGAGGAGTCGGCGGCCGAGGCCGTCGCGACCGCGGGCGGAGCGGTCGTGTTCGCCGGCCTCACGGTGATCATCGCGCTGCTCGGCCTGCTCGTCGTGGGTATCCCGTTCCTCAGCGTGATGGGCGTCGGCGCAGCGTTGGCCGTGCTCATCGCCGTTGCCGGGGCGGTCACCCTGCTGCCCGCCCTGCTCGGCGTGTTCGGGCGGAGGCTCGTGCCGAAACCCGGCAGTCGGGCCCACCGCCGGGCGAACGCCGACGACGACAGCGGCAAGCGCACGATGGGCCGCCGCTGGGTCGACCTCGTGCTGAAGGCCCCGGTCGTCTTCGTGGTGGTCGTCGTCGGCGTGCTCGGCACCGCCGCGGTGCCCGCCCTCAGCCTCGACCTCAACCTGCCGAACGGCTCGGGCACCGAGGGCTCGAGCCAGCGCGGGGCCTACGAGATGATCGAGAACGGATTCGGCCCCGGCTACAACGGCCCGCTCATCGTGACCGTCGACATCACCCAGACCACCGACATCCTCGACGATCTCGACGCCATCGGTGCCCGCATCGATCAGCTCGACGACGTCGCGTTCGTCGGCCAGGGGCTGCCGAACCCGACGGCCGACACCGCGATCATCCAGGTCATCCCCGAGAGTGCACCGGATGCCCCGGCGACGAAGGTGCTCGTCGAGAACATCCGCGAGCTCGAACCCTCGATCGCCGCCGACTACGGCACGCCCATCGCCGTCACCGGCTACACGGCGGTCGCGATCGACATCTCGAACCGGTTGGCCGACGCGCTGATCCCGTTCGCGCTCATCGTCGTCGGGCTCTCGATCGTGCTCCTCGCCATGGTGTTCCGCTCGGTGTTCGTGCCGATCAAGGCCGCCCTCGGCTTCCTGCTGTCGGCGTTCGGCGCGATCGGCGTCACCGTCGCGATCTTCCAGTGGGGCTGGTTCGCCGAGCTGTTGCACGTCGAGCCCGGCCCGATCCTCAGCTTCCTGCCGATCCTGCTCATGGCGGTGCTGTTCGGACTCGCCATGGACTACCAGGTGTTCCTCGTCTCGGGCATGCGCGAGGAGTTCGTGAAGACCGGTGACGCGCGGAGGTCCGTCGTGCACGGCTTCCAGCACGCCGCACGCGTCGTCACCGCCGCGGCGCTCATCATGTTCTTCGTCTTCTTCGCCTTCGTGCCCGAGGGTGCGGGCGTGATCAAGGGCATCGCCTTCGCGCTCGCCGTGGGCGTCGCCTTCGACGCCTTCCTCGTGCGCATGACGCTCGTGCCCGCCGCGATGGCCCTCGCGGGCAACGCCGCGTGGTGGCTGCCGAAATGGCTCGCGCGCGTGCTGCCGAACGTCGACATCGAGGGTGAGGGCCTTCGCACCCACCTCGAACAGGAGGAGTGGGCCGCGTCGCGGCCGGCCGCCGTGAACGCGGAGGCGGCGGTCTTCGGCCTGCCCGAGCGACCCATCGGCCCACTGACCGTCGAGGTGCCGGTGGGCGGCGTGCTCGTCGTGCAGGGCGACGCCGTCGATCGCCGTGTCGTCTCCGCGACGCTCGCGGGCAGACTCGCGCCGGTCGGGGGCCGTCTCGCCGTGCTCGGCTCGCCGCTGCCCTCGGGCGCCGGCGCGATCATGCGCGGTGTCGCCATCGCAGAGGTCGCAGCGGCCGCCGCACCGGGCGGCACGGTCGGCGAGCTGATCGCCGCCCGACTCGATGCCACCCGCCCCTGGTACCGCATCGCGCCGGCCCGTTCACTCGTTCGCAGCTGGACCGAGCGTGCGGCCGCAGCGACCGGCAACGGTCCTGACGGACCGCGGTTCACCGCCGAGACTCCGCTCTCCGCACTCGGCGTCGAGGCTCGCACGCTCGTCGCCGTCGCGGCGGCGCTCGCCGAACGGCCGAAGGCCATCGTCGTCGACCTCGACGATGATCCCGGCGCGGCGACCGGCGAGCTCTGGCACGCGCTCGCCGCGCTCGTGCCCGCACAGGTGACGGTGATCGTCGGCCTCGGCACCTCCGCCCTGCCGCCCGGCGCGTCGCCGGAACTCGCCGCACGCGGCATCCGCACCCTCGAACCCGTCTCGCGTATTCAGGAGGCCCTCCGATGA